A DNA window from Loxodonta africana isolate mLoxAfr1 chromosome 7, mLoxAfr1.hap2, whole genome shotgun sequence contains the following coding sequences:
- the MTNR1B gene encoding melatonin receptor type 1B, which yields MPENSSFANCSAASRLGARPGRLEADGTRPSGTPRPPWVAPALSTVLIITTTVDLMGNLLVILSVLRNRKLRNAGNLFLVSLALADLVVALYPYPLILVAIFHDGWALGEVHCKASAFVMGLSVVGSVFNITAIAINRYCYICHSKSYRRICQPWHTPLYICLVWLLTIVALVPNFFVESLEYDPRIYSCTFIQTANAQYTVAMVVVHFLLPITVVSFCYLRTWVLVLQAHRKAKSESKLRLKPSDVRSFFTMFAVFVIFAICWAPLNCIGLAVAINPEEMAPQVPEGLFVTSYFLAYFNSCLNAIIYGLLNQNFRREYKRILLALWRNPLDCFQEASKGSHAKGLQSQAPPVINDQHPVQPDAL from the exons ATGCCAGAGAACAGCTCCTTCGCTAACTGCAGCGCGGCAAGCCGACTTGGGGCGCGCCCAGGCCGGCTGGAGGCAGATGGCACGCGGCCCTCCGGGACCCCCCGGCCTCCCTGGGTGGCGCCCGCGCTGTCCACAGTgctcatcatcaccaccaccgtgGACCTCATGGGCAACCTGCTGGTCATCCTCTCGGTGCTCAGGAACCGCAAGCTCCGGAACGCAG GTAATTTGTTCCTGGTGAGTCTGGCTTTGGCTGACCTGGTGGTTGCCTTGTATCCCTACCCACTAATCCTCGTAGCCATCTTCCATGATGGCTGGGCCCTGGGGGAGGTGCACTGCAAGGCCAGTGCCTTCGTGATGGGCCTGAGCGTCGTTGGCTCTGTCTTCAACATCACTGCCATCGCCATTAACCGCTATTGCTACATCTGCCACAGCAAGTCCTACCGCCGGATATGCCAGCCCTGGCACACACCCCTCTATATCTGCCTGGTCTGGCTCCTCACCATCGTGGCCTTGGTGCCCAACTTCTTCGTGGAGTCCCTGGAATATGACCCACGCATCTACTCCTGCACCTTCATCCAGACGGCGAATGCCCAGTACACGGTGGCTATGGTGGTTGTCCACTTCCTCCTCCCCATCACTGTGGTGTCCTTCTGTTACCTGCGCACCTGGGTGCTGGTGCTCCAGGCCCACAGGAAGGCCAAGTCGGAGAGCAAGCTGCGCCTGAAGCCCAGCGACGTCCGGAGCTTTTTCACTATGTTCGCGGTGTTTGTGATCTTTGCCATCTGCTGGGCCCCACTGAACTGCATCGGCCTCGCTGTCGCCATCAACCCAGAGGAAATGGCTCCCCAGGTCCCAGAGGGGCTCTTTGTGACCAGCTACTTCTTGGCTTATTTCAACAGCTGCCTTAATGCCATCATCTATGGGCTTCTGAACCAGAACTTCCGCAGGGAATACAAGAGAATCCTCTTGGCCCTGTGGAGGAACCCACTGGACTGCTTTCAGGAAGCTTCTAAGGGCAGCCATGCCAAGGGGCTGCAAAGCCAAGCCCCACCTGTTATTAATGACCAGCACCCTGTCCAGCCAGATGCTCTCTAG